In Phaseolus vulgaris cultivar G19833 chromosome 3, P. vulgaris v2.0, whole genome shotgun sequence, the sequence AAGTCAAGCCCAAATCAGTATGGGCAGGGTCAGATTAAAACCATGTCAAGATGGTCCCAAGTCAGGCCAACTTGAGCTTGCTCAGGTCAATTGGTGATTAGTGTAACTAAACAATCAAATATATCTATTGAatagagtgaaccaatataaaattgaTTCTTTCAGCGTAACTCTCTTTCTATCAATTTTTGCAATCTATTCTCGTTTCTTGCATGATGTTGATTTTGtaaaatcttttgaaaacaacaatTAACCTGATCTAATAAAGATATCATTATAAAGAATTTGTGATAGTTCAATTCACTTTCTCTAGAATTTCTCACTTACAAAAAAATGTGATATATAAAAAATCCCAAATTCACTCACTAACCAGAGTTATCATTGTTCTATATTGCTAACTAATACAACcatgttctttttttttactcattttCCACTTACTTTCAATAtaaactagctattttctttctctttaagTTGTGAAAACAATAACTTAACTTTGACTACGTTAttggatattttttaattatggccatactaaaaaaacactaaaaatttaattgatatactttaattatattgtaatattacatcatacttttattaataaaataattataaatattaattttttatcaacaataaatgaaatgaataaaaaaacatttaagagTGTTCGTACAAAAGTTCTCATTATGAACCTCACTCCCATTTTAGCACCTGCCGGTTAGCTTATGAAGGGAttaagagaaggaaaagaaaagaattcaTGATAATTTTCTAGgttatatttatgaaatataattacacttatttattttaaaacaaaattattttgaaaatatattttaaatctatGTTTAGCTTAATATTTCCtttcaaaaagaaaagaacgtaaaaaaaaaaagttagttaATATTGCCTAAATCACTGATTACCAAACATGAAATTAAAAAGACTAATGAGCCAAAAAGTTAGTCAAAGTAGTACCTAAAAGGAAGAATTAAAAACATGTTTTGCTTGGTTGTCTTTGCTAGTTgtcattatttaatatatatatatatatatatatatatatatatatattatacaaatATTCACATGGAATTCTCCCTATCTTATACTTTTTGACTTAAGATTAAAGGTGAAATTAGTGGATAATGAGTAAACTGAgtcaatacaatttttttatattcctCTAATGCTTTTAGGATGGTTATTTAACCTTTGTTCTTTAAATGAATGGTGTAAAATTATATAGTTAAACTTTTTTCATGTTGTTACAATAACTTGAAGTTAGTAtttctgaaaaaataaataattttataatttttttttaaatcagcAAACAATAAATTGATAGAAAAGGATCATAAGGACGTGTTTCAACCCTTATATATTTTAACGATACCAAATATCTTCTCTGAGTACTTTATAACAAATGCAAACCTACTAAACAAAGCAAAAAGATCTACTACCCTCACAAAAAAAAGAGACATGTTAAACAAAAAAAGCTAAATGACTCCGCAACATAGAAAAATTGCACCTCtggttaaaaaaaaacaaataaccaAAGTAACAAAAAGAAACAGGACACACATCTACCAAGCCAAGCATTTGGAAAAGATCACCAACCTCTCTAACCACATTAAGGTCAACGTTTTGTTGCCATTTAATACAAAGTTGGGCATTAGGCTCAATTTGAGAATGAGAAAAACATCATTGGAACCTTGTTTTTTAACCAAGTTCACGACTCCACTTGAACCAGATATAAGATTTCACTCGCATCCACTTTTGCTTGGTTAAACATTACCCCATTCCTGTGTTTCCAAATGCACCAACTGATGGAAACTCACACTCCTTTCCACAACTTATTACCTTATTTGCTAAATCAAGTACAATGAAATTGTTCGAAGTGTTCCTTCAGAGCAAAATGGTTTATAGATCTAACCCGATCCATTTGTTGCAGGAATTCCAAACAGCTTTTGCAATCGGATAAGATATTAGAAGGTGGGAAGTCGTTTCCTCCTCGCTTCCACATAAAACGCAAAGTGAATCCGCAAGGTGAACCAACAATCTAAATAGATTTTGCTTTGTAAAGATCTTGTTTCAATGCCCTCCAAGCAAAGCATTGTGCCGAAGGTGGAACCAATAGATCTCACAGGCTCTAAACATATCATTAAATGCATCTAGGGTTGAATTAGAAAGGATTGCATATACAAATTTAACAAATTACGTACAGGTTTGCAGGTCTCTCACCATTTGTCTTCTCAACTTAATTTGAAGGTTTGACCTTCTAGCACATACATGAATTCATCTACTTGGATCTTCTCTTACTCAAACCATTCTCTTCTCCACTTTTATGTCATTTACCAAAACAACACAAGGACTCTCAATGAAGAGGGAATTATTAAAGTTTACAAAAAGGATCCCCATATTGAAAACTCCCCATTCTCCTAACATCCAAATGACAATGGTTGATGTGAATAAAAAGATCATTCGTAACCTTTCTATGAATCCATGAATACACCCCAACCACTATACGATGATCTACAAACAATCTACAAATACCAATATATATCCATAGATTAGTTGATCTATTTAAAACATAAGTCCATCAAGTATTGTGCAAAGAATTCTTGCTTTTAGTAATACTATAGGAGATTCCTATGGATTCATGCCATAAGAAGCATGTGTGCTTTTGCACACTTTCAGGTCTCAAGATTAAGAGGACTTATCTTTCTTTGCTGAATGATGCATAAGGGAATCTTGCAAGTGGAAGGAAATTCATAAATCTCAAGTTATCAACCACATCATACAAGTTACAACACAAATACTGGGATTAGGTTCTTCTGCTGTGTGCAGGAACATATACAACAGAAGCAACCACTCAGGCTATCAACATCATGTACTGCAGCAGggttacatttttaaaatttatataacatGGTCATCAACCTTCTTTgctcataaaataataatatgataatcaATCTTGGCTCTCAATAGTTCTTTCTTTTGGGTAATCATATCTTTTGGAGATCAATCTTTAACATGAATGAATGTTTTGTATGGGACGAAAGATGTTACTAtgataatttcaaattaaaagcTAGAGATCAATCTGATGCATCATTGTCAACATATCATCACTGATCAGATATACACATTTGGAACCAATAGAAGATTTGTGATGCAAAAAAGTAAAAGTGGAAGAGGCCACAATCTAACATATGAATAAAGATGTAACAAAGAGTGAGTATATATAAGTATAATCTCGAAAATTGGTTTACAAATTTGCCTGGTATACAACTTTGCAATGATGAGAAACACAAAGAAAGACTACAtcttcctttattttatttatttttcctttcaaagaATACATTAAATGCATGTTAGCATAAACCTCAGGAGAAGCTGGAAATGAAACCTGCATTCGTGTGTACACATGCTACAAAATAATCAAATCTGGAAGAACACTGTTGGAAACGGGAACATAGGGTACTAGGCTCAAAGAATAATCAAGAAAAGGGTTATTATTTGCTGTGGCCAAGGGCACACTTGCACCATCCATAACTATCAAATCATCATCAAACACTTCCCATTGGTTAGTGATCACAGTCTTCAAACCCACTTGATTCCTCTCAGGAACGGTCACAATGGCTCTACAATCACCATTCttctcatcatcatcatcatcatcatcattttcatcACTCTCCATCGTTCTTCCCTCTCTTATTCTTTTCAGTTCATCAATGTCTTTCTCATCCACCCTCACAATTTCAGGGCAGTCAGAAACATTAAGGACCCCAATGTCCTTACAGAAGTTGAAATATGTAGTCATCTTAGCCCCTTGCAATTCAGCTTTTCTCACAACATCAAGACCACACTTAGCTTCCTCTATCCCACCCATGTCAAGTACCCTCGACACAGCCCGATGAACCCTAGAAGAAAACTTTCCATACATTTCCAAAACCTCATCCATCACACAATCCATGGCCTCAAGAACAAGCACCACGTTCATGTTAGGGCTCCTAGGTTTGATCTGAAGAAGCAAATCAATCAAACCAAGAAGCTTCTCCAAGCTCTGCAGCTCTTCCATCACGCTCTCTTCCTTCTCCTTGCCCCCACTCTTGCTCTCTCTCGTTGCTTCCACCCTCACAAACGCTGACTTCTGATCCAAATACAAGAAATAAGCCCTAACAAACGCGTTGTAAACCCAAGCCCTATTAGGGTTTATGTATGCGTCGCTGAACAGTGACAAATCAAACGGCAACCTTCCCATTTTCTGCACTGCGGGAAGATCAAAACAAAACACTCCATGAATGAGCATCAACCCCTTGAGAGCCACCACCCACGAACGAGTCTTCTCCATCCTTATGGAAAGAGTGTAGAGAAGAGGCTGAAGGTACAATGGTGAAGTGCGAAGCCATTTGAAAACCCTCTGAACGTTCTTGTAATCCATGCATTGTTCATCGTGGCTCGTGGCCTTGATGATCACCATTTCAAGATCAGGGTTCCTGCATGGCCCACTTGGCAAGAGCTTCGCCACCCAAATGCTGTATCTATCCTTCAACGCTCCCGTGGCCTTGATCCATAGCGTCATCTTCTctccttctttttttttatcagcaataaacaatatatacaaTGAACCACTCTTTCTGTCGTGGCCTTGCAATGTGATATGCAAGAACACCAGCTACGAGACAAGAATGTTGTGTTGTGGAGAGAAATGTTGGGGAGTTTGTTGCTTTCTTTGTTTCTTCTACACCTTGGAATGTGTGAAGAAGGTTGGTTATGCTTTTGGAATCATGTTGGAGCTTTACACGACCGATTTGTCGAAACCGTGTTGTGCTGTAAGGTTCACGTAATTGCTTATATTGTTTGTCTGGCCATGTATTTTGGGCATTGGTGTGTTGGAATTCGTCAAGGGTTGTTATGTCGCTCACTACAAAGATGGCTTATCCTTAAAACCACTTTAATTTCGAAGCTTCTTTAGACCGTGCATGTAGTAATTTCccttttatttattgaattgtTGACGATTATAATGATGTTATTGCTATTGTTACCATCGAACACATGTTGTTAACTGTCAAAAATGGACAAATTGTCACATTCAAGCTATGAGTTTTCACTTCCCACGTTCTCCTCTTAGAAGGATCCAAGTGTCCATTTTCAGACAAACCAAAGGAATCATGTATATGGACTTCTCTTCATTATCAATACCTCCAACcatatatgaatatatttttttcaatttttgtcaTCTTCCTCACAAGTTATATGCTTTTGTTTCTATATTtggattttcattttaaattaaaaagttatggtattttatttttaaatttatgattttttttatcaacaagaaaatatagaataaatatGATCCATTTAAGGAGTGATTTAACTCGCATGCAGAGCAAAAAGAGacgtaaaattaaaaaataactctaACTACCTACCATGTCAAAATTAGCTAAAAACGACTTAAATTTCAAAGATCAATCTTATCCTCCTATCACCAACTTTTGATTGAATGCATATATAAGTGAGGTTCAATACACCAATAAAAGAATGAGAATAAGATTATTTATGATATAAGAAGAAAAagtttttcctttttaattaatatttaaaaattaaataaaacagtggttttaaaattaaaagagtgTGTTTCCtccacaaaatttaaaatt encodes:
- the LOC137805730 gene encoding putative clathrin assembly protein At1g25240 gives rise to the protein MTLWIKATGALKDRYSIWVAKLLPSGPCRNPDLEMVIIKATSHDEQCMDYKNVQRVFKWLRTSPLYLQPLLYTLSIRMEKTRSWVVALKGLMLIHGVFCFDLPAVQKMGRLPFDLSLFSDAYINPNRAWVYNAFVRAYFLYLDQKSAFVRVEATRESKSGGKEKEESVMEELQSLEKLLGLIDLLLQIKPRSPNMNVVLVLEAMDCVMDEVLEMYGKFSSRVHRAVSRVLDMGGIEEAKCGLDVVRKAELQGAKMTTYFNFCKDIGVLNVSDCPEIVRVDEKDIDELKRIREGRTMESDENDDDDDDDEKNGDCRAIVTVPERNQVGLKTVITNQWEVFDDDLIVMDGASVPLATANNNPFLDYSLSLVPYVPVSNSVLPDLIIL